In the genome of Massilia sp. UMI-21, the window GCAAGGTTTCCATCCCACCGACATCGAACCGGTAAATGACATGCACAATGAGAGGCGCGTCCATGCAGGCAGCATCGGAGAAGCCTGAGCTTGCCCGCATGATTCGTGTGTGCTCAGCCATGTTGTTTTCTTCCGACATCGGCGCTGACGTAGTTGGCTGCTTACGCCTTGTATTTACCAATGGACCGTGCATCGCGCATGATTCGATCACCGGCACCACAATGGCAGTTTGGGCAGTCAACCGAAAATGCGGCCCGCGAAGCTGCAGTATGTGCCGGCGTGTACAGCATGTCGCGCAGACGCATGTCATGCAGATTTCCGAGTTTGAACGTGACGTAACACAGTTGCACCGTTCCATCTGCCCCTACCCATATCATTTCGCGGGCGGCACAAGGTACCTTCATTTTCGAACCGAGCAGCAACCAGTCCGGCATCGATCGAATCCCTTCAGGCGTATGACGGATCACCTCGGGGTACTGCTCTTTTAACACCAGCAAGTCATTGATGACTACATCGATCGCTTCCCTGTCCTCATCGCGGAACTGCAGTTCGCGATCCGGCCCCTCCGTAAAGTAGGGTAAGGAGTAGTGCACCATATCGACCTGCAATGTCGTGTGGTACTTGAGCGCAAATTCGAATGCTTCACGCAGGGATTCCCGATTGCAGGTTTGGCGCCGCAGTAACCAGTTGATCTGGATCCTGACTGTATCGCCATACTTTTGTCTGACGTCGGCAATACTTGCTTCCATTCGCCTGAAGCGTCCCGGCCTCTGCGTATACGCGTCATATGCGGCGCCGACTCCGTAAAAGCCGACTGACAGATCCCTGAGCCCCGCCGCATACAGCTCGTCGATTCGTGACGACAGGGCGATCGCATTGGTTGTCACGGCAGGCGCAAGCCCGATTTCTTTGCAGTAGGCGACGATTCTGGGCAGATCGGGATGCAGCAGCGGCTCTCCGCCGTAGAGGCGGACTTTGTAGATGCCCGCTTCCTTGGCATCGTCGAGCACGCCACGCGTGTGTTCCCAACTCAACTGCGATCCTGCCATGAAATCCCGGCCGTATTTGCAACCCTGGCAGCGTAGATTGCAATAACTTGTCAAGGCAAGCATGATCAGATGGGGACTAGGCCGAATCACCGCAGGAGCGATTCTTCCAACTGAATGATGCTGCCTCAGCATCCAGGTTTCGACCTTTGCGGTGGCATCCCGGACCGTCGGATGGCTACGAAGAGCTGCACCAACCTGATGGCGCAACGCGTTCCGGACAACGTTGACAACTTTTGCGCTTCCCATATCGACCGAATCCCTGGCTATGTTCATTTGTAACCTAGCAATAAGCATACCCATCGAAAAAACGTGATTCAATTCAACACGTTAAATTTTGCTGGAGAAAGCATGTAAAGGATTCCGACACTGCAAGAAGGTATCGGCATCCGATGGACATCAGCGCGGTGGCCAGCGTAGTGGCCCTTGGTCTCGTCAGACCTCGATGGCGTGCCTGCTCAGTCGCCTGTCATGGTTCGGCGCTAAACTTTATATGGCTGAGCGTGGCGCGTTCACTGATCGAATCCTCGGCCGGTGTAGGCAGTTCGAAATAGCTCAGTGAATAAGCCTTGGCTCGCAACACAACTCGCGCACCTGCCAGCGCTTGCTCGTCGTCGCCAATTCGATTGGTTTCTAGCGCACTGTCAGACTCGCCACAGTAGCGCCCGGAGCAGTTCACTCCAACGCACGCCGACGCGACTCCACATCGACATTCAGGATCGCCACCGCCCCAATCAGCAAGAACGCCGCCAGCATCCCCAGCGCCAGCGTGAACTGCGTCGCCATCACCGGCGCCACGATCGCGGGCGCGAACAGCCCGCCGAAGCGTGCCACGGCGCCGGCCAGGCCCATGCCGCTGGCGCGCAGGTCGGTCGGGTAGACCTCGGGGGTGAAGGCGTACAGGGCGCCCCAGGTGCCCAGCAGCGCGAAACTCATCAACAGGGTCGAGCCGACCACCAGCCAGCTGGCGTTGCCCAAGCTGTAGGCCATGCAACCGGCCGCGCTGAGCAACAGGAATCCGACCAGGGTCGGCTTGCGCCCCCAGCGCTCGACGCCGTAGGCCGACAGCGCGAATCCGGGCAACTGCACCAGCGCCAGCACGATCAGGAACTCCTGGCCGCGCATGAAGCCGAAGCCCTCGGCGCTCAATTTCACCGGCAGGTAGACGAACACGCCGTAGTAGGCCACCGAGATCAGCATCCAGGCCACCAGCAACGCGATGCTGCGCCGGCGCAGCGCGCCGGAAAACAACGCCGACAGCGTTTGCTTGGGTGCGCTGTCCGGCTGCAGGGGCGGAATCTCGGCCTGGCGTCCGTTGACGGCGGCCACGCGGGCCAGCACGGCTCTCGCCTGTTCGCCTTTGCCGCTGCGGTTCAGGTACATCGGCGACTCCGGCACGAACAGGCGCAAGACCACGCCGATCAGCGCCGGCAAGCCGGTGACGAAAAAGATCACACGCCAGGCATCGTCGCCCCAGCGCAGCGCCACCAGGGCCAGCACCGCCAGCAGGATGGTGCCGACCGCCCAGAAGGATTCGAGCAGCACCAGCCAGCGCCCGCGCCGGTCGCTGGGCAGGAACTCGGCCATCATGGTGTAGTCGACCGGCAGCGTGCCGCCGACCCCGATGCCGGTCAGGAAGCGCAGCGCCAGTAGCCAGGTCAGGTCCGGCGCGAAGCTCGAGGCCACGCCGAAGCAGGCGTCGACCAGCACCGCCGCCATCAGCACCGGGCGGCGCCCGATGCGGTCGGCCAGGCGGCCGAAGGCGAAGGCGCCGACCAGCATCCCGACAAAGAACCAGGTGCCGGTCTGCAGCGCCTGCGGCAGCGTCACGCCGAAGGTCTTCGCAATCGAGGGCGCACTGAAGCCGATCGACAGCACCTGCATGGCGTCCGCCATCCAGACCAGGCCGAAGATGGCGAACAGCCGGTACTGGAAACGGCCCACGCCCGCGGCCTGGATCGCCTGCTCTACCGTCGCAGTCGGACTCGCCATCTCTTCCCCCTCAACATTTGCCTTGATTACCAGTTTGAAGGAAAGAATTGCCTCGGACCGTGCATTGGACTACACAGGCACGCAATAACCGGCTCAGCTTGCGGCCTGGCGCCCGAGCAGGCGGCGTAGCTGGGCGGCCTGGTAGGCGCCGAAGGTATCGCCGAACAGGCAGCGGATGAGCGGGTCGTCGACCACCTCGGCCTGGGTCAGCGCCGCTTCCACCGCGGGTTCGAAGCGGGCCTCGTTGATACGCATGTACATCGAGGTGAGCGACTCGCCCAGTTCCAGCGCCGCATACAGCTTGGCGGCCGGGATCTCGGTGGCCCATGCGAGGGGGCCGGCCTCAGGGCCAGCCGGGCTGGCCCGGCCGGGCTCCAGCAGATAGCGGAAACGCTGTTTCGCCCCCGCGTGGTCATACACCGAGAGCTGCCAGACACGGGGCTGGTCGAAATACGCCGACTCCGCCTCCATCTGCGCATACTTCAGCGGCAGCTCCACGGCGCAATAGCGCATCACGCGCGCGGTCTCGGCTTCGGTAAGCGGGGCGAAGCGGCGTGCGATGTCCGCCGTCGGCGGCGGGGTCGCATGGCCCTCGTAGGCGTAATCCACATCCTGCTCGCCGACCGGGCTGGCCCAGCCCAGCGGCGGCGCCGGCTGCAGTCCGCCGGCATCCAGCCGCACCGACACCGAGGGGTTCAGGCGCACGACCTGCGCCTGCGGCAGCGCCGCCCCGACTTCCTGTGCGAAGCGGGCATACGAGATCGGGAAAAAAGCGCGGTTGTACCAGGACCACGGCTCCTGCAGGAACTGGCAGGAACTCGGCACCACGTAGCGCGGGTCGAGCGCCTGCAGTTGGGCGATCCACTCCTCCGGCAATGATGGCGGCGCCGCCGAGGCGCGGGTCGGCGC includes:
- a CDS encoding MBL fold metallo-hydrolase — translated: MTISRILHAGYVFACEGTRIAFDTIFENPFSRNCHAFPGVRFDEAAIRRERFAAVFISHFHDDHCSLESLDLLARDTPLYIYCMFEELFDMVRQLGFSSVHRLQLDVPVEVGPFQVIPREAMDADVDSMFQVNAGGMKVLNVVDSWIDEDSLARLVREGPWDMVLWPFQTMREIEVLAPTRASAAPPSLPEEWIAQLQALDPRYVVPSSCQFLQEPWSWYNRAFFPISYARFAQEVGAALPQAQVVRLNPSVSVRLDAGGLQPAPPLGWASPVGEQDVDYAYEGHATPPPTADIARRFAPLTEAETARVMRYCAVELPLKYAQMEAESAYFDQPRVWQLSVYDHAGAKQRFRYLLEPGRASPAGPEAGPLAWATEIPAAKLYAALELGESLTSMYMRINEARFEPAVEAALTQAEVVDDPLIRCLFGDTFGAYQAAQLRRLLGRQAAS
- a CDS encoding radical SAM protein: MNIARDSVDMGSAKVVNVVRNALRHQVGAALRSHPTVRDATAKVETWMLRQHHSVGRIAPAVIRPSPHLIMLALTSYCNLRCQGCKYGRDFMAGSQLSWEHTRGVLDDAKEAGIYKVRLYGGEPLLHPDLPRIVAYCKEIGLAPAVTTNAIALSSRIDELYAAGLRDLSVGFYGVGAAYDAYTQRPGRFRRMEASIADVRQKYGDTVRIQINWLLRRQTCNRESLREAFEFALKYHTTLQVDMVHYSLPYFTEGPDRELQFRDEDREAIDVVINDLLVLKEQYPEVIRHTPEGIRSMPDWLLLGSKMKVPCAAREMIWVGADGTVQLCYVTFKLGNLHDMRLRDMLYTPAHTAASRAAFSVDCPNCHCGAGDRIMRDARSIGKYKA
- a CDS encoding MFS transporter, with product MASPTATVEQAIQAAGVGRFQYRLFAIFGLVWMADAMQVLSIGFSAPSIAKTFGVTLPQALQTGTWFFVGMLVGAFAFGRLADRIGRRPVLMAAVLVDACFGVASSFAPDLTWLLALRFLTGIGVGGTLPVDYTMMAEFLPSDRRGRWLVLLESFWAVGTILLAVLALVALRWGDDAWRVIFFVTGLPALIGVVLRLFVPESPMYLNRSGKGEQARAVLARVAAVNGRQAEIPPLQPDSAPKQTLSALFSGALRRRSIALLVAWMLISVAYYGVFVYLPVKLSAEGFGFMRGQEFLIVLALVQLPGFALSAYGVERWGRKPTLVGFLLLSAAGCMAYSLGNASWLVVGSTLLMSFALLGTWGALYAFTPEVYPTDLRASGMGLAGAVARFGGLFAPAIVAPVMATQFTLALGMLAAFLLIGAVAILNVDVESRRRALE